The nucleotide window TGGGTGTCGCCCTGTTCGCCGGCAGCGACGCCGTCTACGCCCTGCGGGTGGCCGACGGTGCCGACCCGATCACCGGGCTGCTCGGCCTGGGCTGGGGGCTGGCCCTGATCTGCTTCGGGGCGGCGGCCTGCCAGCCGCCGCGCACCGAGCTCACCACCCGGCCCGACAGCCGGGTCGGGCTGGTCCTGCCCGGCGTCTGCGCCGTCGCGACGCTGACCCTGATGTACGTCGGCTACCTCGACCACGGACCCCTCGACGACGGTGGCCCGCTGGTCGGCGCGCTGGCCCTCGGATCGGTGCTCGCGGCCCTCGGCCGGGCCTCCCTGTCCTTCCGGGCCGTCCGTGCGCTGGCCGACAGCCGCCAGCAGGCCCGCACCGACGAGCTGACCGGGCTGCCCAACCGGCGCAGCGTCTTCGAGTCCCTCGCCCGCGCCGACACGCAGCTGGCCGCCGGTGTGCCGATCGCCGTCCTGGTGGTCGACCTGGACCGGTTCAAGGAGATCAACGACTCGCTCGGGCACGTCGCCGGCGACGAGCTGCTGCGCCAGGTCGGGCCGCGACTGGCCGCCCACCTGCGTGACGTCGACCTGCTGGCCCGCCTCGGCGGGGACGAGTTCGTCGTCGTCGCCCACGACGTCCGCACCGAGGACGCGCTGCTGCTGGCCCGCCGGCTGCGCGGTGAGCTGCAGCGCGCGTTCCGCTTCGGCAGCGTGGAGCTCACCGTCGACGCCAGCATCGGCGTCGCCGTCGGCCCGCTGCACTCCGGCTCGGCCGAGGAGCTGCTGCAGCTCGCCGACCTGGCGATGTACTCCGCCAAGCGCTCCCGGGCCGGGGCGGTGCTCTTCGACGACGCCCGGGACGGCGAGGGCCGCCACCGGCTGGAGACCGTCGAGCAGCTGCGCACCGGCATCGCCGAGGGCCAGCTCGTGCTGCACTACCAGCCCAAGCTCGACCTGCGCACCGGTGAGGTGGAGGCGGTCGAGGCCCTGGTCCGCTGGGCCCACCCCGAGCGCGGCCTGCTCTTCCCCGACGCCTTCATCGACATCGCGGAGTCCGCCGGGCTCATGTCGCGGCTCACCTCCGCGGTGCTGGGGCAGGCGCTGGCCCAGTGCCGGACCTGGGCCGACGCGGGCCTGGTGCTCGACGTGTCGGTCAACGTCAGCCCCTCGGACCTGACCGACGAGGCGTTCCCCGCCGAGGTCGCCCGGCAGCTGCTCCTGCACCGCCTGCCGGGCACCCGGCTGGTCCTCGAGGTCACCGAGAGCCTGCTGATGACCGACCGCGAGCGCGCCGTCCGGGTGCTCGAGGCGCTCCGGTCGACCGGCGTCGGCATCTCCATCGACGACTACGGCACCGGCTACTCCAGCCTGGCCTACCTCGCCTCGCTGCCGGTGACCGAGCTCAAGCTGGACCGCACCTTCATCAACTCGATGCCCACCAGCCCGCGGGCGACCGCCGTCGTCACCTCGACGCTGCAGCTGGCCCGGTCACTGGGCCTGGTGATGGTCGCCGAGGGGGCCGAGGACGCCGAGACGGTCACCGCGCTCAGCGCGCTGGACTGCGACCTGGTGCAGGGCTACCACGTGAGCCGCCCGCTGCCGCCGGAACGACTGACCACCTGGCTGCGCGAACGCAGCGCCGTCGCCCGGCCCTGAACGCTGAACGGCCCGGCACCCACAGGGGTACCGGGCCGTCAGGCCCCGTCCAGAGGCTCGTCCCGAGCGTGCGAGGGATGAGGAGGACGGGGTCCTTCGACTAGCTGGTCGGGACCGCGCCGGCGCGCAGGGCGCCGAGCAGGTCGTGGTTCAGCCGGGAGATCGTCTCCATCGAGATGCCCTTGGGGCAGACCGCGGAGCACTCGCCGATGTTGCTGCAGCCACCGAAGTCCTCGGCGTCCTGCTGGGCCACCATCCGCAGCACCCGGGTGTCGCGCTCGGGCTGGCCCTGCGGCATGAGCCCGAGGTGGGCGACCTTGGCCGCGGTGAACAGCATCGCCGAGCCGTTGGGGCAGGCGGCGACGCAGGCGCCGCAGCCGATGCAGGTGGCGGCGTCGAACGCGGCGTCGGAGTCGCTCTTGGGCACCGGGGTCGCGTGCGCGTCCGGGGCCGTGCCGGTGGGGGCGCTGATGAACCCGGCGGCGGAGATGATCCGGTCGAAGGCCGACCGGTCGACCGCGAGGTCCTTGACCACCGGGAAGCCACCGGAACGCCACGGCTCGATGTCCAGCACGTCGCCGTCCTTGAACGAGCGCATGTGCAGCTGGCAGACCGCGGTCTGCTCCGGGCCGTGGGCGATGCCGTCGATCATGACGCCGCACGAGCCGCAGATGCCCTCGCGGCAGTCGTGGTCGAAGGCGATCGGGTCGTCGTCGCTGAGGATCAGCTTCTCGTTGAGCACGTCGAGCATCTCGAGGAAGGACATGTCGGGCGAGACGTCGGTGACGTGGTAGGTCACCATCTTGCCCTTCTTGGTGCGGTCCCGCTGCCGCCAGATGTTCAGGGTCAGGCTCATCGTGCCGGTCTGTGTGCTGGTCACTTGTAGCTCCGCTGTGCGAGGTGGACTGTCTCGTACTCGAGGGCCTCTCGGTGCAGCACCGGGGCGACGTCCTCGGGGGTGTACTCCCAGGCGGCGACGTAGGCGAAGTTCTCGTCGTCGCGGAGCGCCTCGCCCTCAGGCGTCTGGCTCTCGGCCCGGAAGTGGCCACCGCAGCTCTCGTTGCGGTGCAGCGCGTCGACGCACATCAGCTCGGCGAGCTCGATGAAGTCCGCGACGCGGCCGGCGTGCTCGAGGTTCTGGTTGTAGATGCCCTGCTCGCCGGAGACCTTGACGTTGGTCCAGAACTCCCGGCGGATCTCCGGGATGCGGTCCAGGGCCTTGCGCAGCCCCTCCTCCGACCGCTCCATGCCGCAGTAGTCCCACATGAGCTTGCCTAGCTCGCGGTGGAAGGAGGCGACGGTGCGGGTGCCGTTGATCGACAGCAGCTTCTCCGTCTGCGCCCGCACGGCCTGCTCGGCCTCGACCGCCGCCGGGTGGGTGGCGTCGACCTTCGGGAACGGACCGTCGGCGAGGTAGTCGTTGATCGTGTTCGGCAGCACGAAGTAGCCGTCGGCCAGGCCCTGCATCAGCGCGCTGGCGCCAAGCCGGTTGGCGCCGTGGTCGGAGAAGTTGGCCTCACCGATCACGAACAGGCCGGGGATCGTGGACTGCAGGTCGTAGTCGACCCACAGCCCGCCCATCGTGTAGTGCACGGCGGGGTAGATCCGCATCCCGGTCTCGTAGGCGTCCTCACCGGTGATCCGGTTGTACATGTCGAAGAGGTTGCCGTACTTGGCCTCGATGGCCTTGCGGCCGACGCGCTCGATGGCGTCGGCGAAGTCCAGGTAGACACCCAGTCCGCCCGGGCCCACACCGCGGCCCTCGTCGGTGACGTTCTTGGCCTGGCGCGAGGCGATGTCACGGGGCACCAGGTTGCCGAACGCCGGGTAGATGCGCTCGAGGTAGTAGTCGCGCTCGTCCTCGGGGATCTGCCGCGGGTCGCGGGTGTCGCCGCGCTCCTTGGGCACCCAGACGCGGCCGTCGTTGCGCAGCGACTCGCTCATCAAGGTCAGCTTCGACTGGTAGTCGCCGCTCACCGGGATGCAGGTCGGGTGGATCTGCGTGTAGCAGGGGTTGGCGAACAGCGCGCCCCGCTTGTGCGCCCGCCAGGCCGCCGTGACGTTGGAGCCCTTGGCGTTCGTGGACAGGTAGAACACGTTGCTGTAGCCGCCGGAGGCCAGCACCACGGCGTCGGCCATGTGCGTGCTGATCTCACCGGTGATCAGGTGCCGGACGACGATGCCGCGGGCCTTGCCGTCGACGACGACCAGGTCGAGCATCTCGGTGCGCGGGTGCTGCTCGACGTTGCCCAGCCCGATCTGCCGCTCGAGGGCCTGGTAGGCGCCGTAGAGCAGCTGCTGGCCGGTCTGGCCACGGGCGTAGAAGGTGCGGGAGACCTGCGCGCCACCGAAGGAGCGGTTGTCCAGCAGGCCGCCGTACTCGCGGGCGAAGGGCACGCCCTGGGCCACGCACTGGTCGATGATCGCGCCGCTGACCTCGGCGAGGCGGTGCACGTTGTCCTCGCGGGAGCGGAAGTCCCCGCCCTTGACGGTGTCGTAGAACAGGCGGTGGACGCTGTCGCCGTCGTTGCGGTAGTTCTTCGCGGCGTTGATCCCGCCCTGGGCGGCGACGCTGTGCGCACGCCGGGGGCTGTCCTGGAACCAGAAGTTCTTGACCCGGTAGCCGGCCTCGGCCAGCGTCGCGGCGGCGGAGCCGCCGGCCAGGCCGGTGCCCACGATGATGACGGACAGCCGGCGCCGGTTGGCCGGGTTGACCAGCCGGGCCCGGAACTTGCGCTCGTTCCAGCGCTCGTTGATCGGGACGTCGCGGGGTGCCTTGGTGTCGGCGATCGGCTCGCCGACGGTGAACAGCTCGAGTGCCATGGCTGGGTGCTCCTGTCTCAGTCGATCAGGCCGAAGGCGACGGACAGCGGCACGATGACGAACCCGATGCCGATGAGCCCGGAGATGAGGTACGCGATGCCGTTGACGGCGCGCTCGCGCTTCTTGTTGGTCTGCCCGAGGGTCTGCGTGGCAGCGAAGATCCCGTGCCGGATGTGCCAGGCCAGGATCAGCATCGAGACCACGTAGAAGAGCGTGATCGGGATGTTGGAGAAGCTGGCGATCATCCGGTCGTAGGGCGTGGTGCCCGTGCCGGCCGGGTTCACGACCCCGAAGGTGAGGTCGAGGATGTGCCAGACGATGAAGAGGGCGAGGATGATCCCGCCCCAGCGCACGGTGCGGGAGGCGAAGCTCTGCTGCACCCGCTTCTTGGTCACGTAGGGCACGGGGCGCGCACGGCGCGCCTGCCGCCACAGCGAGATGGCCGCCCAGAAGTGCGAGACCACCGCGGTCAGCATGACGACCCGGATGATCCACAGCGTCGTCTGCTCCGGGACGGCGGGCTCCCCGATGGTGCGGAGCCAGTGCGAGTACCCGTTGAACTCGTCGGCGCCCTGGAAGGCGTGCAGGTTGCCGATCATGTGCGCGATCAAGTACAGGATCATGATGATCCCGCTGACCGCCATCACGGTCTTCTTCACGACCGAGCTGCTGAAACGGCCGGTCTTCGGGGCCCTGCGCTGGGCCGGTTGCGTCGTCACTGTCGCCACGACGCCACGGTAGGCCCACTCCACACGTGACACCCAGGTGAACCCGCCGTGACGCCCGTCATGTAAGGGCGTACTACGTGCCGCAGCTGGGCAACACCGCCCGCCCGCCGCTCTCTTCCCGCCCGTCCACGGCCGTTGGACGGGCCGCCGCCGGGTGGAGGAAGATCGCCCGCGTCCCGATCAGCCCCCGAGAGGACGACGACGTGCCCGGACCCACCCGCGGCTTCCTCGGCCGCCGCCGCAGTGCCGGCGACCCCCGGCTCCCACCCGGCCAGTACGACGCCGGCTCCGACTGGCCGGTGCTCACCGCCGAGCCCACCCCGCGGATCACCCCGGAGACGTGGTCGATCACCGTCGACGGAGCGGTGGAGAACCCCACCACCTGGACCTGGGACGAGGCGCACGCCCTCCCGGGTGCCGAGTACAACGGCGACATCCACTGCGTGACCACCTGGTCGAAGTTCGACACCCACTTCGCCGGCGTCAGCGTCGACTCCCTGCTGGAGGTCGCGAGGCCGAAGCCGGAGGGCCGGTTCGTCATGGAGACGGCCAAGACCGGCTACACGACCAACCTGCCGATCGAGGACGTCACCGGCGGCAAGGCCTGGCTGGTCTGGGAGTTCGACGGCAAGCCGCTGGCGGTCGAGCACGGCGGCCCGGTGCGGATGCTGGTGCCGCACCTGTACTTCTGGAAGAGCACCAAGTGGATCAGCCGGATCACGGTCATGGAGCGCGACCAGCCCGGCTTCTGGGAGCAGAACGGCTACCACGACCGCGGCGACCCGTGGAAGCAGCAGCGCTACCAGGGCGATCTGTGACGGCGGACCCGGGCCCGGACTCGGGCGCGACCGGCGTCACGGCCGGTGGGGGAGCCCCGGCGGGCGGCTGGACGACGGCGACCGTCTCCGGGGTCCGCCGCCCGATCGCCCGGTCGGTGGAGCTGCGCCTGGACGTCCACGACCGCGTCGACCACCTGCCGGGCCAGCACTACGTCGTCCGGCTGACCGCCGAGGACGGCTACACCGCGCAGCGGTCCTACTCGGTGGCCTCGCCGCCCGGTGACCCGCTGGTCGAGCTGTTCGTCGAGCGGCTGGACGACGGCGAGGTGTCGACCTACCTCGCCGACGTCGTCGAGCCCGGCGACGAGCTGGAGGTGCGCGGGCCGATCGGTGGCTGGTTCGTCTGGGACGGCGAGACGCCCGCGCTGCTGGTGGGCGGTGGCTCCGGCGTCGTCCCGCTGGTGGCGATGGTGCGGCACGCCCGCGACATCGGGCGGCTGGACCTGCTGCGGGTGGCGGTCTCGGCCCGGACGCTGGCCGCGCTGCCCTACGCCGACGAGCTGGCCGAGGCGGGTGCGCAGATCGTGCTCACCCGCGAGCCCCGCGGCATCCGCCCGGCGTCCCGGCTGACCGGGATGGACCTCTTCCCGCTGGTCGAGCCGGGGCAGACGGCGTTCGTGTGCGGTTCGACCGGCTTCGCCACCGCGGCCACCCAGCTGCTCGTGGAGCTCGGTGTGCCGACGACGGCCATCCGGGTGGAGCAGTTCGGGCCCTCGGCGCTGGAGCTGCCGAAGCGCTGACGAGCCCCTGTGATCGGGCTGGGTAAGGACAGGCTAACCTCTGCTGGTCAGTCGTTGATCTTGAGGAGCCTGCCCGTGCCCCGCCCGTCCCGCCTCGCCGTCCCCCTCGCCGCCCTGGCCCTGACCGCCGGGCTCGCCGCCTGCGGCGGAGGCTCCGACGACGCGGCGGCCGCACCCTCGGCCGCTGCGTCGTCGTCCTCGACGGCCTTCCCGGTCAGCATCGAGAACAAGTTCGGCACCACCGAGGTCCCCGCCGAGCCGCAGCGGGTGGTCACCGTCGGCTTCAACGACGAGGACTTCGTGCTCGCGCTGGGTGTGGTCCCGGTCGGTGTGCGTGACCTCATCGGGGACTACGACGCCCCGAGCCGGCCGTGGGCGCAGGAGCAGCTCGGCGGGGCGGAGCTCCCGACCGTCGGCGGCACGGAGCTCGACGTCGAGGCCATCGCAGCGCTGGACCCCGACCTGATCGTCGGCGTGTACTCCTACATCGACCAGGCGGTGTACGACCAGCTGTCGAAGATCGCGCCGACCCTCGCGCAGACCGACGCGTACGCCGACGGCGCCACCCCCTGGCAGGAGCAGACGCTGCTCACCGGCCGGGCGCTCGGCCGTGAGGACCGGGCCCAGGAGCTGGTCGACGACGTCGAGGGCCGGTTCGACGAGGCCGTCGGTGCCCACCCCGACCTCGCGGGCAAGGCGATCGCCGTCGACCTCACCGGCGTGGGCTCGGGCCACTACCTGCTCGGCAGCGACGACCTGCGCACCCAGTTCTTCACCGACCTCGGCCTCACCGTCCCCGGGACCAGCACCGACGTCAGCCCGGAGCGGATGGACCTGCTCGACGCCGACGTCCTCGCGGTCAACGGCTACGACCAGGCGAAGGCCGACGCCGACCCGCTGCTGTCCGCGCTCGACGTCGTCACCTCCGGCCGCACCGTCCTGCTCGGTGGGTACGAGGGAGACGTCTCCGCCGCGCTGGGCTTCGGCAGCCCGCTGTCGCTGCCCTACCTGCTCGACGAGGTCGTGCCCGCGCTCGCCGCCGCCGCCGACGGCGACCCCGCCACCGCGGTCACCCCGCTCAGCTGAGTCCTGGTGAGGGAGTCCCAGCGCTGCAGGGAGCGAGCGCTGGGACTCCATCGGCTGCGGGTGTGCGGCGTGTCGGCGCGGGGGTACGACCCGTCCGGACGCGCAGTCCGATCAGCGGACGTCGACGTGCGCGACACGAGGAGCACCGTGGCAGCCCACGACCACGCCCAGGCCCGCAGCGAGCTCGGCGACAGCGACGGCCCGCAGGAGGACCAGCTCCAGGAGGCCTTCGACGCGATCGTCAGCGAGGGCGCCCAGCGGCTGCACCGCACCTGGCGCGAGGTGCTCACCACCGGTCTGGCCGGCGGCATCGAGGTGGCCGTCGGCGTGCTGGTGCTCTTCGCCGTCTACGCCGAGACCGGCAGCCACCTGCTGGCCGGGCTGGCCTTCTCCGTGGGCTTCATCGCCCTGGCGCTGGCCCGCAGCGAGCTGTTCACCGAGGGCTTCCTGGTGCCGGTGACCGCCGTCGCCGCCGGCCGGGGGAGCCTCGCGCAGCTGGGCAAGCTGTGGTCGGGCACGCTGGTGGGCAACCTGGTCGGCGGCTGGCTGCTCATGTGGCTCGTCGTCCAGGCGTTCCCCGACCTGCGGGCCACC belongs to Modestobacter sp. L9-4 and includes:
- a CDS encoding bifunctional diguanylate cyclase/phosphodiesterase — encoded protein: MTGTGSRATEHPARSSGDRRLRVLRVIGACLSLGYVSSTLVASFGSDAWSQALQTGGDSAFLGGLVIVVLLRARLYRQDRRAWTALALALLSYLLGGLVDALDPVPPGVVGRPSWADLGWLAFYPLTVLALVSMLRARAPRLSAVTWLDGIVVGLTVATLGSAFAVGGVLRGTEGSPAAVATAIAYPLLDTLLLVLLVGALVVIGRGAGAAWWWLSLGVALFAGSDAVYALRVADGADPITGLLGLGWGLALICFGAAACQPPRTELTTRPDSRVGLVLPGVCAVATLTLMYVGYLDHGPLDDGGPLVGALALGSVLAALGRASLSFRAVRALADSRQQARTDELTGLPNRRSVFESLARADTQLAAGVPIAVLVVDLDRFKEINDSLGHVAGDELLRQVGPRLAAHLRDVDLLARLGGDEFVVVAHDVRTEDALLLARRLRGELQRAFRFGSVELTVDASIGVAVGPLHSGSAEELLQLADLAMYSAKRSRAGAVLFDDARDGEGRHRLETVEQLRTGIAEGQLVLHYQPKLDLRTGEVEAVEALVRWAHPERGLLFPDAFIDIAESAGLMSRLTSAVLGQALAQCRTWADAGLVLDVSVNVSPSDLTDEAFPAEVARQLLLHRLPGTRLVLEVTESLLMTDRERAVRVLEALRSTGVGISIDDYGTGYSSLAYLASLPVTELKLDRTFINSMPTSPRATAVVTSTLQLARSLGLVMVAEGAEDAETVTALSALDCDLVQGYHVSRPLPPERLTTWLRERSAVARP
- a CDS encoding sulfite oxidase-like oxidoreductase, with translation MPGPTRGFLGRRRSAGDPRLPPGQYDAGSDWPVLTAEPTPRITPETWSITVDGAVENPTTWTWDEAHALPGAEYNGDIHCVTTWSKFDTHFAGVSVDSLLEVARPKPEGRFVMETAKTGYTTNLPIEDVTGGKAWLVWEFDGKPLAVEHGGPVRMLVPHLYFWKSTKWISRITVMERDQPGFWEQNGYHDRGDPWKQQRYQGDL
- a CDS encoding iron-siderophore ABC transporter substrate-binding protein, yielding MPRPSRLAVPLAALALTAGLAACGGGSDDAAAAPSAAASSSSTAFPVSIENKFGTTEVPAEPQRVVTVGFNDEDFVLALGVVPVGVRDLIGDYDAPSRPWAQEQLGGAELPTVGGTELDVEAIAALDPDLIVGVYSYIDQAVYDQLSKIAPTLAQTDAYADGATPWQEQTLLTGRALGREDRAQELVDDVEGRFDEAVGAHPDLAGKAIAVDLTGVGSGHYLLGSDDLRTQFFTDLGLTVPGTSTDVSPERMDLLDADVLAVNGYDQAKADADPLLSALDVVTSGRTVLLGGYEGDVSAALGFGSPLSLPYLLDEVVPALAAAADGDPATAVTPLS
- a CDS encoding succinate dehydrogenase cytochrome b subunit → MATVTTQPAQRRAPKTGRFSSSVVKKTVMAVSGIIMILYLIAHMIGNLHAFQGADEFNGYSHWLRTIGEPAVPEQTTLWIIRVVMLTAVVSHFWAAISLWRQARRARPVPYVTKKRVQQSFASRTVRWGGIILALFIVWHILDLTFGVVNPAGTGTTPYDRMIASFSNIPITLFYVVSMLILAWHIRHGIFAATQTLGQTNKKRERAVNGIAYLISGLIGIGFVIVPLSVAFGLID
- a CDS encoding formate/nitrite transporter family protein is translated as MAAHDHAQARSELGDSDGPQEDQLQEAFDAIVSEGAQRLHRTWREVLTTGLAGGIEVAVGVLVLFAVYAETGSHLLAGLAFSVGFIALALARSELFTEGFLVPVTAVAAGRGSLAQLGKLWSGTLVGNLVGGWLLMWLVVQAFPDLRATAITSATHFVDAPLDLQSASLAFLAGIGITLMTRMQHGTTSDVAKIVAAVVGALVLAGLQLFHSILDSLIVFAALHAGAPFGYGDWAAWFWYTTLLNMAGGLFVVTLLRLVRSKDMLQRERADAAA
- a CDS encoding FAD-binding oxidoreductase translates to MTADPGPDSGATGVTAGGGAPAGGWTTATVSGVRRPIARSVELRLDVHDRVDHLPGQHYVVRLTAEDGYTAQRSYSVASPPGDPLVELFVERLDDGEVSTYLADVVEPGDELEVRGPIGGWFVWDGETPALLVGGGSGVVPLVAMVRHARDIGRLDLLRVAVSARTLAALPYADELAEAGAQIVLTREPRGIRPASRLTGMDLFPLVEPGQTAFVCGSTGFATAATQLLVELGVPTTAIRVEQFGPSALELPKR
- a CDS encoding fumarate reductase/succinate dehydrogenase flavoprotein subunit, which translates into the protein MALELFTVGEPIADTKAPRDVPINERWNERKFRARLVNPANRRRLSVIIVGTGLAGGSAAATLAEAGYRVKNFWFQDSPRRAHSVAAQGGINAAKNYRNDGDSVHRLFYDTVKGGDFRSREDNVHRLAEVSGAIIDQCVAQGVPFAREYGGLLDNRSFGGAQVSRTFYARGQTGQQLLYGAYQALERQIGLGNVEQHPRTEMLDLVVVDGKARGIVVRHLITGEISTHMADAVVLASGGYSNVFYLSTNAKGSNVTAAWRAHKRGALFANPCYTQIHPTCIPVSGDYQSKLTLMSESLRNDGRVWVPKERGDTRDPRQIPEDERDYYLERIYPAFGNLVPRDIASRQAKNVTDEGRGVGPGGLGVYLDFADAIERVGRKAIEAKYGNLFDMYNRITGEDAYETGMRIYPAVHYTMGGLWVDYDLQSTIPGLFVIGEANFSDHGANRLGASALMQGLADGYFVLPNTINDYLADGPFPKVDATHPAAVEAEQAVRAQTEKLLSINGTRTVASFHRELGKLMWDYCGMERSEEGLRKALDRIPEIRREFWTNVKVSGEQGIYNQNLEHAGRVADFIELAELMCVDALHRNESCGGHFRAESQTPEGEALRDDENFAYVAAWEYTPEDVAPVLHREALEYETVHLAQRSYK
- a CDS encoding succinate dehydrogenase/fumarate reductase iron-sulfur subunit, which gives rise to MTSTQTGTMSLTLNIWRQRDRTKKGKMVTYHVTDVSPDMSFLEMLDVLNEKLILSDDDPIAFDHDCREGICGSCGVMIDGIAHGPEQTAVCQLHMRSFKDGDVLDIEPWRSGGFPVVKDLAVDRSAFDRIISAAGFISAPTGTAPDAHATPVPKSDSDAAFDAATCIGCGACVAACPNGSAMLFTAAKVAHLGLMPQGQPERDTRVLRMVAQQDAEDFGGCSNIGECSAVCPKGISMETISRLNHDLLGALRAGAVPTS